One Amaranthus tricolor cultivar Red isolate AtriRed21 chromosome 1, ASM2621246v1, whole genome shotgun sequence DNA window includes the following coding sequences:
- the LOC130805334 gene encoding dof zinc finger protein DOF3.2-like: protein MDRSTQHQHQHQVSEVDNMMMCAKSENMEQHQLEKKARPADEQALKCPRCDSSNTKFCYYNNYSLTQPRYFCKSCRRYWTKGGTLRNVPVGGGCRKNRRSSSSSSAKRPTPDHHLQFHGLITTPTSSSSSSSQNLMINSYDHHHGNISILGNSYFDIFGNPCGNNSSVLDTLRSNIIENNHLYYGVTNLGNVENGGMMHFDDYNHNNGVEIMSNASSGSSTPTTIKQELGENRSMLWGFPWQMNGEGNYMNNINGMESIKESWNSAIVGPSWNNLLNSPLM, encoded by the exons ATGGATCGTTCTACGCAGCACCAGCACCAGCACCAG GTGTCAGAAGTAGACAACATGATGATGTGCGCAAAATCCGAAAATATGGAACAACATCAACTGGAAAAGAAGGCAAGGCCGGCAGATGAGCAAGCATTGAAATGCCCAAGATGTGATTCTTCCAACACTAAATTCTGTTACTACAACAATTACAGTCTTACCCAACCAAGGTACTTTTGCAAGTCTTGTAGAAGGTACTGGACTAAAGGTGGGACCTTGAGGAATGTTCCAGTAGGTGGAGGGTGCAGGAAGAATCGTAGATCCTCATCCTCATCCTCTGCTAAAAGACCTACCCCTGATCATCATCTTCAATTCCATGGCTTAATCACTACCCCtacttcttcttcatcatcatcatcacaaaATTTGATGATCAACTCTTATGATCATCATCATGGGAATATTTCCATTTTGGGAAATTCATATTTTGACATATTTGGTAACCCATGTGGAAATAATTCCTCAGTTCTTGATACTTTAAGAAGTAATATTATTGAGAATAATCATTTGTATTATGGGGTTACTAATTTGGGAAATGTTGAGAATGGTGGTATGATGCATTTTGAtgattataatcataataatggGGTAGAGATTATGAGTAATGCTTCATCAGGATCTTCAACTCCAACAACAATTAAGCAAGAATTGGGAGAAAATAGATCAATGTTATGGGGTTTCCCTTGGCAAATGAATGGTGAAGGGAATTACATGAATAACATTAATGGAATGGAATCAATCAAAGAAAGTTGGAATAGTGCCATTGTGGGCCCTTCTTGGAACAATCTTCTTAATAGTCCTTTGATGTAA